From Triticum urartu cultivar G1812 unplaced genomic scaffold, Tu2.1 TuUngrouped_contig_489, whole genome shotgun sequence, the proteins below share one genomic window:
- the LOC125528459 gene encoding uncharacterized protein LOC125528459 translates to MEQALRDQAPARAAGRRPTRFTALELAAAEQLLHLSESSCSSGAAFTPLGSGIAASAACSSSSPRSVNAAPAATARDPVVGIGADREEEDDEQELGGRPRVSRRYRSVAELYDATDPAGARRRKGKAVAGGTTAERRK, encoded by the coding sequence ATGGAACAGGCCCTCCGCGACCAGGCGCCGGCCAGGGCGGCGGGGCGCAGGCCGACGCGGTTCACGGCTCTGGAGCTCGCGGCGGCCGAGCAGCTCCTTCACCTCAGCGAGAGCAGCTGCTCCTCGGGCGCCGCCTTCACGCCGCTAGGATCGGGGATCGCCGCGTCGGCGgcctgctcctcctcctcgccacgCTCCGTCAACGCTGCGCCCGCCGCAACCGCGCGCGACCCCGTCGTGGGCATCGGCGCGGAtcgcgaggaggaggacgacgagcAGGAGCTGGGCGGGAGGCCGCGGGTGAGCAGGAGGTACCGCTCGGTAGCGGAGTTGTACGACGCTACGGATCCTGCTGGAGCGCGGCGGAGGAAGGGCAAGGCCGTCGCCGGCGGCACAACGGCGGAGAGGAGGAAGTAG